A window of Bacteroidia bacterium genomic DNA:
TCCACCACCTGCCGGTATTACTCCAATACCAAATTCAACCAAACCAATATAAGTTTCGGCAGCTGCTACAATTTTATCGGCATGCAGGTTGATTTCGCATCCACCACCTAAGGTCATTCCGTGAGGCGCTACTACTACCGGAATAGATGAATAACGAACCCTCATCATGGTGTCTTGGAATGATTTTATAGCGAAATACAATTCATCCCATTCTTGTTCCACAGCTAACATAAAGATCATGGCCACGTTGGCACCGGCAGAAAAATTCTGACCTTGATTACCAATGACTAAGCCTTTCCATCCTTCGTTTTCTGCAATTAAAATAGATTTATTAATTCCTTCAATTACCTCTCCACCAATAGAATTCATTTTAGTATGAAATTCCAAACCTAATACACCATCTCCTAGGTCAAATAAGGTTGTTCCACTATTACCCCAAACTTTATTTGTTTTACGAATGTTATCCAGAATAATTAAACTTTCTGTTCCGGGAATAACTTTATAAGACTTGGATGGAATGTCGTAGTAGAATTTTTTACCACTATCAGTTTTATAAAATGAACTTACACCGGATGCTAGCATATCATAAACCCATTGGGCTGGTTTAGTTCCGGACGCCTCCATGTTTTTAACTACTTCAGCTACTCCTAATGCATCCCATGTTTCAAATGGTCCTAATTCCCAACCAAATCCAGTTGATAATGCTTGATCAATTCGATAAATTTCATCGGAAATTTCCGGAATACGATTGGAACAGTAAGCAAAATTTCCATGAAAAATGGCACGATAAAATTCTCCGGCCTTATCTGTTCCTCCGTACAAAACTTTCGTTCTTTTGCGCAAATCATCAATTGGCTTCGCGGCTTTCAAGGTCGGAAAATCAACTCGCTTGGAAGGTTCATATTCAAGAGTTTTTAAGTTTAATGCAAAAATCTCTTTCTTTCCTCCTTCTTTCACCTGTTTGAAAAAACCTTGTCCTGCCTTGCTTCCAATCCATTTGTTCTCGACCATTTTGGATACATATCCGGGAAGGGTGAACAATTCATGTTTTTCATCGTTTGGACAATTGTCTCTTAAACCATTGGCAACATGAACAAGAGTGTCTAATCCAACTACATCACATGTACGGAAGGTAGCTGATTTTGCACGACCCATTATTGGACCAGTTAATTTATCTACTTCCTCTACTGTCATGTCCATCTTTTCAACAATATGGAACAAGGCCATAATGGAGGCAACCCCAATCCTATTGGCGATAAAAGCTGGAGTATCTTTACATAAAACAGTAGTTTTACCTAAATAACGGTCTCCGTAATCCATAAGGAAATTCACAACTTCCGAATCCGTTTCCGGAGTTGGAATAATCTCTAATAGTTTTAAGTACCTAGGAGGATTAAAAAAGTGAGTTCCGCAGAAATGACGTCGGAAATCTTCACTTCTACCCTCAGTCATCATATGGATTGGAATACCGGAGGTGTTTGAGGTAATTAAGGTTCCGGCTTTGCGAAATTTCTCAACTTTCTC
This region includes:
- a CDS encoding 3-hydroxyacyl-CoA dehydrogenase/enoyl-CoA hydratase family protein, with the protein product MSDTLTLEKTATNGAGVIKANRRVIKKVAVLGSGVMGSRIALHCANIGLEVLLLDIVPFDLKEEEKSNPKFRNRLVNDALAFALKTNPSPVYNKKVANKVKTGNFDDNMNEISDADWVIEVVVERLDIKKQVFEKVEKFRKAGTLITSNTSGIPIHMMTEGRSEDFRRHFCGTHFFNPPRYLKLLEIIPTPETDSEVVNFLMDYGDRYLGKTTVLCKDTPAFIANRIGVASIMALFHIVEKMDMTVEEVDKLTGPIMGRAKSATFRTCDVVGLDTLVHVANGLRDNCPNDEKHELFTLPGYVSKMVENKWIGSKAGQGFFKQVKEGGKKEIFALNLKTLEYEPSKRVDFPTLKAAKPIDDLRKRTKVLYGGTDKAGEFYRAIFHGNFAYCSNRIPEISDEIYRIDQALSTGFGWELGPFETWDALGVAEVVKNMEASGTKPAQWVYDMLASGVSSFYKTDSGKKFYYDIPSKSYKVIPGTESLIILDNIRKTNKVWGNSGTTLFDLGDGVLGLEFHTKMNSIGGEVIEGINKSILIAENEGWKGLVIGNQGQNFSAGANVAMIFMLAVEQEWDELYFAIKSFQDTMMRVRYSSIPVVVAPHGMTLGGGCEINLHADKIVAAAETYIGLVEFGIGVIPAGGGTKEFALRASDSFTADGMLVDVLKDRYLTIGMAKVATSAHEGYDLGILVKGRDEIVLNRDRQIALAKQRVLEMAPGYVKPVQRRDIKVLGRQALGMFQAGANSMVAGGYISEHDKKISEKLAYVMCGGDLSAPTEVSEQYLLELERQAFLSLCGEKKTLERMQGLLTSGKIIRN